A single window of Syntrophus aciditrophicus SB DNA harbors:
- the fliG gene encoding flagellar motor switch protein FliG: protein MASLTNEEKAAILLLSLEEETASEVMKHLKPSEIRRLGKYMSRVSTISSETINSISREFCFLARERGRLISISEDVTKNIVIKAVGETEAESILSEVESIRTDDNPITDKLRDVDPKILMDFTKSEHPQTIALILAHLKPEKSAQILESFTPEMQFEITRRMATLKSVPQEYIDEVARTLEKEIVAGATTGADIGGIRMMADILNRMNRASENAILTALEDMDPELAAGIRNLMFTFDDVLQLDDRGLQEVLREISSEDIGKALKLVDEGMREKVYRNMSKRGAEMLKEELDLMPPIRISEAEESQRKIVEIAKKMEAEGRVVLKRGDEQDEYI from the coding sequence ATGGCAAGTCTTACAAACGAAGAAAAGGCCGCGATTCTCCTTTTGTCGCTGGAGGAGGAAACAGCCTCTGAAGTGATGAAACATCTTAAGCCTTCGGAAATCAGACGGCTGGGGAAATACATGAGCCGCGTCAGTACGATTTCATCAGAAACGATCAATTCCATTTCCAGAGAATTCTGTTTTCTCGCCAGAGAGCGGGGAAGACTCATTTCCATAAGTGAAGATGTGACCAAGAACATTGTCATAAAAGCTGTCGGAGAAACAGAAGCGGAAAGTATTCTGAGTGAAGTTGAAAGTATCCGTACCGATGACAATCCAATCACCGATAAACTTCGGGATGTGGACCCGAAGATTCTTATGGATTTTACAAAATCAGAGCATCCTCAGACGATTGCCTTGATCCTTGCCCATTTGAAACCTGAAAAATCCGCTCAAATTCTGGAAAGCTTCACCCCGGAAATGCAATTCGAGATTACCAGGCGAATGGCCACTTTGAAAAGCGTCCCTCAGGAATACATTGATGAAGTGGCACGGACACTGGAAAAAGAGATCGTTGCAGGCGCGACGACCGGAGCCGATATCGGCGGCATTCGCATGATGGCAGATATCCTGAACAGAATGAACAGGGCCAGTGAAAACGCGATTCTCACCGCTCTGGAAGACATGGATCCGGAACTGGCCGCGGGTATCCGCAATCTGATGTTTACCTTCGATGATGTCCTTCAGCTTGATGATCGGGGACTGCAGGAGGTGCTTCGGGAAATCAGCAGTGAAGACATTGGCAAAGCCCTGAAACTGGTTGATGAGGGAATGAGAGAGAAGGTTTATCGCAACATGTCCAAGAGAGGGGCGGAGATGCTGAAGGAGGAACTCGATTTGATGCCTCCGATAAGGATATCCGAAGCGGAAGAAAGCCAGAGAAAGATTGTAGAAATCGCCAAGAAGATGGAAGCCGAAGGCCGGGTTGTTCTCAAGAGGGGAGATGAACAGGATGAATATATATAA
- a CDS encoding FliH/SctL family protein, which produces MNIYKQSRIIKSQDVFFVSSVANNRSDFIPFTLNEKQEHQHPDETEKSLEMEKKLQEMEMKIKAAGKEGYEEGFAEGFKQGSEASKHKKVAVMNTLHALVEEVGSFKQKTLQSSEKQMLELCISIAEKIIHQEVSTDRGVIISVLKAAFQKITERENIKIRLHPNDYQYLVEIKSDFINGMNGVRNVFFEEDRSIPQGGAILETSSGKVDARISEQLQEVKAGLLSLHAS; this is translated from the coding sequence ATGAATATATATAAACAGAGCAGAATCATCAAGTCACAGGATGTTTTTTTTGTTTCCAGTGTAGCGAACAATCGCTCGGATTTCATACCATTCACATTGAATGAGAAGCAGGAGCATCAGCATCCTGATGAAACAGAAAAAAGTCTTGAAATGGAAAAGAAACTTCAGGAAATGGAGATGAAGATAAAGGCAGCGGGAAAAGAAGGCTATGAGGAGGGATTCGCAGAGGGGTTCAAACAAGGTTCAGAAGCATCAAAACACAAAAAAGTTGCAGTCATGAATACCCTGCACGCGTTGGTGGAAGAGGTCGGTTCCTTCAAGCAAAAAACGCTCCAGTCTTCGGAGAAACAAATGCTTGAGCTCTGTATCTCCATTGCAGAAAAAATTATTCATCAGGAAGTTTCGACGGACAGAGGCGTGATCATCAGTGTGTTGAAGGCCGCATTTCAAAAAATTACGGAAAGAGAAAATATCAAAATCAGGCTGCACCCCAATGATTATCAATATTTGGTTGAAATAAAGAGTGATTTTATTAATGGCATGAACGGTGTCCGGAATGTTTTCTTTGAAGAGGACAGAAGTATTCCCCAGGGCGGCGCGATTCTGGAAACGTCTTCAGGTAAAGTGGATGCCCGCATCAGTGAACAACTCCAGGAAGTCAAAGCCGGTCTACTGAGCCTCCATGCCTCATAG
- the fliI gene encoding flagellar protein export ATPase FliI has translation MQTDIHQSAPRNSSIDLSRYQRILKKIQPIKVYGRVSEIVGLVVEGQGPAASIGEMCSLLPHDSKPVFAEVVGFKKGKVILMPLEEVQGLGPGCPIKSLGKKAAVKVGAGLLGRVIDGVGNPIDNRGPIDTEEEYPLYAEPINPLARGRISDPIDFGVKVLNGLFSCGKGQRMGIFAGSGVGKSVLMGMIARNTSADINVIGLIGERGREVREFLEKNLGKEGLARSVVVVAASDMHPLIRMRAAHVATTVSEYFRDQGRDVLLMVDSLTRFAMAQREIGLSVGEPPTTKGYTPSVFSLLPKLLERAGKVEGRGSITGLYTILVEGDDFNEPISDAARSILDGHLYLSRELAAKNHYPAVDVLNSISRVMIDIVSEKHRNMANRILSIIAAHKKAEELINIGAYVHGSNAEIDYAIRMIDKVNDFLRQDIHERFDAEQTAGMMAAFFSEEMMDHV, from the coding sequence ATGCAGACGGACATACATCAATCAGCTCCCCGGAATTCTTCTATCGATCTTTCACGATATCAACGGATTCTGAAAAAGATTCAGCCGATCAAAGTTTACGGCAGGGTGAGTGAAATTGTCGGACTCGTGGTCGAAGGTCAGGGACCGGCTGCTTCCATCGGGGAAATGTGTTCTCTCCTGCCTCATGATAGCAAACCCGTTTTTGCCGAAGTGGTGGGGTTTAAGAAGGGCAAGGTGATTCTGATGCCTCTTGAAGAGGTTCAGGGGCTGGGACCAGGCTGCCCGATCAAATCACTGGGAAAAAAAGCGGCAGTGAAAGTGGGCGCGGGACTTCTGGGGCGTGTGATCGACGGCGTGGGGAATCCCATAGACAACAGGGGACCGATCGATACGGAAGAGGAGTATCCCCTGTATGCCGAGCCCATTAACCCCCTTGCGCGGGGACGCATTTCCGATCCTATTGATTTCGGAGTCAAGGTCCTCAACGGTCTGTTCAGTTGTGGCAAGGGGCAGCGGATGGGAATTTTCGCGGGATCAGGCGTCGGTAAAAGCGTCCTTATGGGAATGATTGCGCGGAACACGAGTGCCGATATCAATGTCATCGGCCTGATCGGCGAACGTGGGCGGGAAGTCCGGGAATTTCTGGAGAAAAACCTGGGAAAAGAGGGACTTGCCCGATCCGTGGTCGTGGTGGCGGCGTCGGATATGCACCCTTTGATAAGAATGAGGGCGGCTCATGTGGCGACGACCGTATCGGAATATTTCCGGGATCAGGGGCGGGACGTCCTGCTTATGGTTGATTCGCTGACCCGCTTTGCCATGGCCCAGAGGGAAATTGGACTTTCCGTGGGAGAGCCTCCGACAACGAAAGGCTATACACCTTCTGTTTTCAGTCTTCTGCCGAAACTTCTGGAAAGGGCAGGCAAGGTTGAAGGCAGAGGGAGCATCACCGGTTTATATACCATCCTGGTCGAAGGCGATGATTTCAACGAACCCATTTCTGATGCCGCAAGATCGATCCTGGACGGTCACCTTTACCTGTCGCGGGAACTGGCCGCCAAAAACCATTATCCTGCCGTGGATGTTCTCAACAGCATCAGCAGGGTCATGATCGACATCGTCAGTGAGAAGCACAGAAATATGGCGAATCGAATTCTGAGTATCATTGCAGCCCATAAAAAAGCTGAGGAATTGATCAATATCGGTGCCTATGTTCATGGAAGCAATGCGGAGATCGATTATGCTATTCGAATGATCGACAAGGTCAATGATTTTCTGAGGCAGGATATTCATGAACGATTCGATGCCGAACAGACGGCGGGGATGATGGCAGCGTTCTTTTCAGAGGAGATGATGGATCATGTTTAA
- the fliJ gene encoding flagellar export protein FliJ, which translates to MFKFRLQTVLEYRKILEEKMLIRFSESARRLDEEKRKLELLEQEKLNLIGILKGLQENVTPVRNITVMVNYIGELQVRACRQREIIHEVSVELETKRKDLLQSVQKRKIVEILREKNLEAYHSHLAEQDRKLMDEMGITRFDGAKS; encoded by the coding sequence ATGTTTAAGTTTCGCCTGCAGACGGTTTTGGAATATCGAAAGATTCTGGAGGAGAAGATGCTGATCCGTTTCTCCGAATCGGCAAGGCGTCTTGACGAGGAAAAAAGGAAGCTTGAGTTGCTCGAGCAGGAAAAATTAAACCTGATCGGCATTTTGAAGGGCCTGCAGGAAAATGTCACACCGGTAAGGAACATTACGGTGATGGTCAACTATATCGGAGAATTGCAGGTTAGAGCGTGTCGTCAGCGGGAGATTATCCACGAAGTATCGGTGGAACTGGAAACGAAACGAAAGGATCTCCTGCAATCCGTCCAGAAGAGAAAGATTGTGGAAATATTGAGAGAAAAAAACCTGGAGGCTTATCATTCTCATCTTGCTGAGCAGGATCGTAAACTCATGGATGAAATGGGAATCACTCGATTCGATGGAGCGAAGTCATGA
- a CDS encoding MotE family protein has product MKKVFYVFQVFILMIFIVKIMSLCGLIQFLETPRHSFFSENRAMAESPRQAPAVKDVLDDELAQPRSLLNALQNRQKELDERENSLRVEEQKLLSLKKEITEKIDLLLRLEQKLDTAIGADKEADAKRYRDLAKVYEATPPAKAGAMMERLDLKTAAGISMHMKREKAGAIWGYLSPQKVVDITKEITMNSQKASE; this is encoded by the coding sequence ATGAAAAAAGTATTTTATGTTTTTCAAGTCTTTATCCTGATGATCTTTATCGTAAAAATAATGTCTCTTTGCGGTTTGATCCAATTCCTGGAAACTCCCCGGCACTCTTTTTTTTCCGAAAACCGCGCCATGGCGGAGTCACCGCGTCAGGCCCCGGCGGTTAAAGACGTCTTGGACGATGAGCTGGCTCAGCCGAGAAGCTTGTTGAATGCGCTACAGAACCGGCAAAAGGAACTGGATGAGAGAGAAAATTCTCTTCGGGTGGAAGAACAGAAATTGTTGTCATTAAAGAAGGAGATTACCGAGAAAATAGATCTTCTCCTCCGTCTTGAACAGAAGCTCGACACAGCCATTGGTGCGGATAAGGAGGCCGATGCAAAGCGATACAGGGACCTGGCCAAGGTTTATGAAGCAACACCCCCGGCAAAGGCGGGAGCCATGATGGAAAGGCTGGATTTAAAAACAGCGGCAGGAATCAGCATGCATATGAAGCGTGAAAAGGCAGGGGCAATATGGGGATACTTATCTCCGCAAAAAGTCGTGGACATCACGAAAGAGATCACAATGAACTCTCAGAAAGCTTCGGAATAA
- a CDS encoding helix-turn-helix transcriptional regulator — protein MVIMTGKKEDIEIALQERIKELNCLYGMARLAERHHDSMEDFLMHLVDFLPLSWKYTEFACAQIIFKGEIFDSRKFGWTEWRQSARIRINGEAVGEVTIIYMEDPPKTDEGPFLKEESALLEGIAQRIGEIALRIMAEKELQENNRQLLLERKALEEANAALRAVLSNIESEKKRIYENFHLNIEKVVMPVIHALTPGIEKSKQKYLDMLMTNLEEITSPFTSRIFNHYRALTPTEVDICNMIRNGLRTKEIARLRGVSAATISRHREHIRRKLKIANQQINLTTYLQSLPAQDTSSPPPCV, from the coding sequence ATGGTGATCATGACAGGGAAAAAAGAAGACATCGAAATCGCCTTGCAAGAACGCATCAAAGAATTGAATTGTTTGTATGGGATGGCGCGTCTGGCGGAGCGGCACCATGATTCCATGGAAGATTTTCTGATGCATCTTGTAGATTTTCTTCCACTTTCCTGGAAATATACAGAATTTGCATGCGCACAGATCATCTTTAAGGGTGAGATATTTGACAGCAGGAAATTCGGATGGACGGAATGGCGACAATCAGCGCGAATCCGAATAAATGGTGAAGCAGTAGGTGAAGTGACGATTATTTATATGGAAGACCCCCCGAAAACGGATGAGGGTCCGTTCCTTAAGGAAGAAAGCGCGCTATTGGAGGGAATAGCCCAGCGTATAGGTGAAATTGCCCTCCGAATTATGGCCGAGAAGGAATTACAGGAAAACAACAGGCAGCTCTTGCTGGAAAGAAAAGCGCTGGAGGAAGCAAATGCGGCATTACGAGCGGTTCTTTCCAACATCGAAAGTGAAAAAAAGCGTATTTATGAAAACTTTCATTTGAATATAGAGAAGGTCGTCATGCCGGTCATCCACGCGTTGACACCCGGCATAGAGAAAAGCAAGCAAAAATACCTGGATATGTTGATGACTAACCTTGAAGAAATCACATCTCCCTTTACAAGCCGGATATTTAATCATTATCGTGCCTTGACCCCAACGGAGGTTGATATCTGCAATATGATCCGGAATGGATTACGGACCAAAGAAATAGCCAGGTTGCGCGGTGTCTCCGCGGCAACGATAAGTCGTCACCGTGAACACATTCGCCGGAAACTGAAAATTGCAAATCAGCAAATTAATTTGACGACTTACCTGCAATCGCTCCCGGCACAGGACACATCCAGCCCACCCCCATGTGTTTGA